From Juglans regia cultivar Chandler chromosome 6, Walnut 2.0, whole genome shotgun sequence, the proteins below share one genomic window:
- the LOC109021239 gene encoding alpha-dioxygenase 2-like, whose translation MAIFSLFSSTSRPFIHPQLQQIVAKMTLLDTLLFYVVHLVDKLGIWHRLPVLLGLAYLGIRRHLHQRYNLLHVGGTYGRRYNTDEFAYRTADGTCNHPTDDTVGSQGTFFGRNMPPSTSRYGLLEPHPTVVASKLLARKKFIDNGEQFNMIACSWIQFMIHDWIDHLEDTEQVELRAPDEISSGCPLKSFKFFMTKKVSTGSPDLKIGTLNTRTPWWDGSVIYGNNKEGMKRVRAFKDGKLKVSEDGLLQHNVKGIPISGDVRNCWAGFSLLQALFVKEHNAICDLLKVHYSDLDDEQLYRHARLVTSAVIAKIHTIDWTVELLRTDTLLAGMRINWYGFLGKKFKDTFGHILGPILSGLVGLRKPRDHGVPYSLTEEFVSVYRMHSLLPDKFFLRDITYSSTSDQDKCPPVLEEVPMRELAGTEGERKLSIIGMEQMLVSMGHQACGAITLWNYPSWMRNLVAHDINGEDRQDPVDMATMEIYRDRERGVARYNEFRRNLLMIPLSKWEDLTDNIEVVEALHEVYGDDVEKLDLLVGLHAEKKIKGFAISETAFFIFLLIASRRLEADRFFTTNFNCKSYTEKGLEWVNKTETLKDVIDRHFPEMTRKWMRCSSAFSVWGSMPNPTNCIPLYLRSAP comes from the exons ATGGCAATATTCTCTCTTTTCAGTAGTACTTCACGTCCTTTCATCCACCCACAACTTCAGCAAATCGTGGCCAAAATGACTCTCCTTGACACTTTACTCTTCTAT GTTGTGCACTTGGTGGACAAGCTGGGGATATGGCATagactaccagtactacttggACTTGCTTATTTAGGGATCAGAAGACACTTGCACCAACGTTATAATCTGCTGCATGTGGGAGGAACCTATGGCCGGAGATATAACACTGATGAGTTCGCCTACCGGACGGCCGATGGAACATGCAATCACCCTACTGATGACACAGTCGGCAGCCAAGGAACCTTTTTTGGTCGCAACATGCCTCCATCTACTTCAAGATATGGG TTGCTAGAGCCTCACCCAACGGTAGTAGCCTCAAAGCTTTTGGCAAGGAAAAAGTTCATCGACAATGGAGAGCAATTCAACATGATAGCCTGCTCATGGATACAGTTCATGATTCATGACTGGATTGATCATTTGGAGGACACTGAACAG GTGGAATTGAGAGCTCCTGATGAAATTTCAAGTGGGTGTCCCTTGAAatctttcaagttttttatgACCAAAAAGGTTTCCACTGGTTCGCCAGATCTAAAGATTGGCACTTTGAATACAAGAACTCCTTGGTG GGATGGAAGTGTAATCTATGGGAATAACAAAGAGGGCATGAAAAGGGTGAGAGCATTCAAAGATGGGAAATTGAAGGTCTCAGAAGATGGGCTGCTTCAGCATAATGTGAAAGGTATTCCCATCTCGGGTGATGTACGAAATTGCTGGGCTGGTTTTTCCCTCCTACAAGCTTTGTTTGTCAAAGAGCACAATGCTATATGTGATTTGTTAAAA GTACATTATTCTGATTTGGATGACGAGCAGCTCTATAGGCATGCAAGATTGGTGACCTCGGCTGTTATTGCTAAAATCCACACTATTGATTGGACTGTTGAACTCTTAAGGACTGATACTCTTCTAGCAGGGATGAGGATAAATTG GTATGGGTTTTTAGGGAAGAAATTTAAGGATACATTTGGACATATATTGGGACCAATACTCAGTGGTTTGGTTGGTCTAAGGAAGCCGAGAGATCATGGAGTTCCCTATTCACTGACTGAAGAGTTTGTTAGTGTCTATAGAATGCATTCACTTCTGCCTGATAAGTTTTTCCTGAGGGATATCACATATTCAAGTACTTCAGATCAAGACAAATGCCCTCCTGTGCTAGAAGA GGTGCCTATGAGGGAATTGGCTGGCACTGAAGGGGAAAGAAAACTTTCAATAATTGGGATGGAGCAGATGTTGGTATCAATGGGTCATCAAGCTTGTGGGGCAATCACATTATGGAACTATCCATCATGGATGAGAAACCTTGTAGCCCATGATATTAATGGAGAAGATAGACAGGATCCAGTTGATATGGCAACCATGGAAA TTTATAGAGATAGGGAAAGGGGAGTTGCTAGGTACAATGAATTCAGGAGGAACTTGTTGATGATTCCTTTAAGCAAATGGGAAGATTTGACAGATAACATCGAAGTTGTCGAAGCTTTGCATGAAGTGTATGGAGATGATGTGGAGAAGCTTGATCTGCTAGTTGGTTTGCATGCAGAGAAGAAGATCAAAGGCTTTGCCATAAGTGAGACTGCTTTCTTTATCTTCCTTCTAATTGCTTCAAG GAGGCTAGAAGCCGATCGATTTTTCACCACCAATTTCAACTGCAAAAGTTACACAGAGAAAGGGCTAGAATGGGTTAACAAGACCGAGACTTTGAAGGATGTGATTGATCGACATTTTCCTGAAATGACAAGGAAATGGATGAGGTGTTCCAGTGCTTTCTCAGTGTGGGGTTCGATGCCAAATCCAACTAACTGCATACCCTTGTACTTGCGATCCGCTCCGTAA